The Rhodococcus sp. X156 genome window below encodes:
- the steA gene encoding putative cytokinetic ring protein SteA: MKITGLLSRSQEVLPGVEGVARIDRNTPRLLRRIGPGDIAVLDEMDLDRATADALVNAEVAGVVNAAPSISGRYPNLGPEVLVGAGIPLVDSVGGEVFRRVKDGAKLRLNEGSLYAGEKELAQGSEQSQESVADLMVEAKTGLVDQLEAFSGNTIEFIRRESSLLLDGVGVPEIQVEMRDRHVVVVSNGYDHAEDLKRLKPFIKEYGPILVGVDGGADALVAAGYTPDLIVGDPDGIGTETLKCGAQVVLPAHSDGHAPGLERIQDLGIGAMTFPASGSSEDLALLLAEHNNASLIVSVGSPATLHEFLDSGRRDSNPSTFLTRLKVGSKLVDGKAVATLYRSRVSAGTVLLLVLAALAAIVVALLVSDAGQVYLDNAVDLWDRFYDWVKGLRE; the protein is encoded by the coding sequence ATGAAGATCACCGGCCTGCTCAGTCGCTCCCAGGAGGTCCTACCGGGCGTCGAAGGAGTGGCCAGGATCGACCGAAACACCCCGCGGCTGCTGCGTCGGATCGGACCGGGTGACATCGCCGTCCTCGACGAGATGGACCTGGACCGGGCCACCGCTGACGCGCTGGTCAACGCCGAGGTCGCCGGGGTGGTCAACGCCGCGCCCTCCATCTCTGGCCGCTACCCCAACCTCGGGCCCGAGGTGCTGGTGGGGGCGGGCATCCCGCTGGTGGACAGCGTGGGCGGCGAGGTGTTCCGGCGGGTCAAGGACGGCGCCAAGCTGCGCCTGAACGAGGGCTCGCTCTACGCCGGCGAGAAGGAGCTGGCGCAGGGCTCCGAGCAGAGCCAGGAGTCGGTGGCCGACCTGATGGTCGAGGCCAAGACCGGCCTGGTCGACCAGCTGGAGGCGTTCTCCGGCAACACCATCGAGTTCATCCGCCGGGAGAGCTCGCTGCTGCTGGACGGCGTCGGTGTGCCCGAGATCCAGGTGGAGATGCGTGACCGGCACGTGGTGGTGGTCAGCAACGGCTACGACCACGCCGAGGACCTCAAGCGGCTCAAGCCGTTCATCAAGGAGTACGGCCCCATCCTGGTGGGCGTGGACGGCGGGGCCGACGCGCTGGTGGCCGCCGGCTACACCCCCGACCTCATCGTGGGCGACCCCGACGGCATCGGCACCGAGACCCTCAAGTGCGGCGCCCAGGTGGTGCTGCCCGCGCACTCCGACGGCCACGCCCCCGGCCTGGAGCGCATCCAGGACCTGGGCATCGGCGCCATGACCTTCCCGGCCTCGGGCTCCAGCGAGGACCTCGCGCTGCTGCTGGCCGAGCACAACAACGCCTCGCTGATCGTCAGCGTCGGCTCGCCGGCCACCCTGCACGAGTTCCTGGACAGCGGCCGCCGCGACTCCAACCCCTCCACCTTCCTCACCCGCCTGAAGGTCGGCTCCAAGCTGGTCGACGGCAAGGCGGTGGCCACGCTGTACCGCAGCCGGGTCTCGGCCGGCACGGTGCTGCTGCTGGTGCTCGCCGCGCTCGCCGCCATCGTGGTGGCGCTGCTGGTGTCCGACGCCGGCCAGGTGTACCTCGACAACGCGGTGGACCTCTGGGACCGCTTCTACGACTGGGTCAAGGGGCTGCGCGAATGA
- the recN gene encoding DNA repair protein RecN has protein sequence MLAEMRIQGLGVIAEASVELHPGLTVLTGETGAGKTMVVTGLHLLSGARADPSRVRTDTPKAVVEGRFLLTEAAGAAAAEVAEGAGADSDDDGSVIAVRTVSADGRSRAHLGGRSVPAGVLSSFTEPLLAVHGQNDQLRLQRSDQQRAALDRSAESTVAPLLKTYRALRTEWLQVSSELAERTSRSRELAREADQLRMGLAEIADVAPSPGEDVELSRAVRRLGDLDVLREGSADAQAALMGSDDGESGGALGLIGQARARMAACEDEVLQAQAQRLDAVQAVLTDIGGELSAYLAELPADPGELDTVLTRQAQLKALTRKYAADVDGVLEWAEQATRRLSEVDVSEDTLTELARRRDELAAEVTAAAAKLSAARRKAATKLAKAVSTELTGLAMGQAELHVHVGVRPAADNDPAALVVDGARVHAGDSGVDEVELRLAAHQGAPALPIGRSASGGELSRVMLALEVVLAKADTTATLVFDEVDAGVGGRAAVEVGKRLARLARTHQVIVVTHLPQVAAFADRHLVVDKLTRGGTVTVSGVRTLDQPERVAELARMLAGLEDTETGKAHAEELLATAAAARDA, from the coding sequence GTGCTGGCGGAGATGCGTATCCAGGGCCTTGGCGTCATCGCCGAGGCCAGCGTGGAGCTGCACCCGGGGTTGACGGTGCTCACCGGTGAGACCGGGGCCGGCAAGACGATGGTGGTCACCGGGTTGCACCTGCTCAGCGGTGCCCGCGCCGATCCCTCCCGGGTGCGCACCGACACGCCCAAGGCGGTGGTGGAGGGCCGCTTCCTGCTCACCGAGGCCGCCGGAGCCGCTGCCGCCGAGGTCGCCGAGGGCGCCGGGGCCGACTCCGACGACGACGGCAGCGTGATCGCGGTGCGCACGGTCAGTGCCGACGGCCGCTCCCGCGCCCACCTCGGCGGGCGCAGCGTGCCCGCCGGGGTGCTCAGCTCCTTCACCGAGCCGCTGCTGGCGGTGCACGGGCAGAACGACCAGCTGCGGCTGCAGCGCAGCGACCAGCAGCGCGCCGCCCTGGACCGATCGGCGGAGAGCACGGTGGCACCGCTGCTCAAGACCTACCGGGCGCTGCGCACCGAGTGGCTGCAGGTGAGCAGCGAGCTGGCCGAGCGCACCAGCCGCTCCCGCGAGCTCGCCCGCGAGGCCGACCAGCTGCGGATGGGCCTGGCCGAGATCGCCGACGTCGCGCCCAGCCCCGGCGAGGACGTCGAGCTCAGCCGCGCGGTGCGCCGCCTGGGCGACCTGGACGTGCTCCGGGAGGGCTCGGCCGACGCGCAGGCGGCACTGATGGGCAGCGACGACGGCGAGTCCGGCGGTGCCCTGGGGCTGATCGGGCAGGCCCGCGCCCGGATGGCCGCGTGCGAGGACGAGGTGCTGCAGGCCCAGGCGCAGCGGCTGGACGCGGTGCAGGCCGTGCTCACCGACATCGGCGGCGAGCTCAGCGCCTACCTGGCCGAGCTGCCCGCCGACCCCGGCGAGCTGGACACGGTGCTCACCCGCCAGGCCCAGCTCAAGGCGCTCACCCGCAAGTACGCCGCCGACGTGGACGGGGTGCTGGAGTGGGCCGAGCAGGCCACCCGGCGGCTGTCGGAGGTGGACGTCTCCGAGGACACCCTCACCGAGCTGGCGCGGCGCCGCGACGAGCTGGCCGCGGAGGTGACCGCTGCGGCGGCCAAGCTCAGCGCCGCCCGCCGCAAGGCCGCCACCAAGCTGGCCAAGGCGGTCTCCACCGAGCTCACCGGGCTGGCCATGGGTCAGGCCGAGCTGCACGTGCACGTCGGGGTGCGCCCCGCCGCCGACAACGACCCGGCCGCGCTGGTGGTGGACGGGGCCCGGGTGCACGCCGGGGACTCGGGCGTGGACGAGGTGGAGCTGCGGCTGGCCGCCCACCAGGGCGCCCCCGCGCTGCCCATCGGGCGCAGCGCCTCCGGCGGCGAGCTCTCCCGGGTGATGCTGGCCCTGGAGGTGGTGCTGGCCAAGGCCGACACCACCGCCACCCTGGTCTTCGACGAGGTGGACGCCGGCGTCGGTGGCCGCGCCGCGGTGGAGGTGGGCAAGCGGCTGGCCCGCCTGGCCCGCACCCACCAGGTGATCGTGGTGACCCACCTGCCGCAGGTGGCCGCCTTCGCCGACCGGCACCTGGTGGTGGACAAGCTGACCAGGGGCGGCACCGTCACCGTCAGCGGAGTGCGCACCCTCGACCAGCCGGAGCGGGTGGCCGAGCTGGCGAGAATGCTTGCCGGGCTTGAGGACACCGAGACCGGCAAGGCACACGCGGAGGAGCTGCTGGCCACCGCGGCCGCGGCCCGCGACGCCTGA
- a CDS encoding NAD kinase translates to MRPEPAAEREVLLVVHTGRAETTGPAERVAARLTEAGIHIRVLVEETEDLALPSVLGAHAVAAGETAAAGVELVLVLGGDGTILRAAELARSVGVPVLGINLGRVGFLAEADPDDLETALDAVVSRSYRVEERMTLDAAVIVEGVVVSRSWALNEASVEKTTRGGILDVVLEVDDRPVSGFGCDGVLFSTPTGSTAYAFSAGGPVMWPDVEALLVVPSNAHALFARPLVVSPTSVVALEVDAGGPPAVLCFDSRRILPLPAGARVEVVRGERPLRLVRFDDASFTDRLVHKFSLPVQSWRGRHQG, encoded by the coding sequence CTGCGGCCGGAGCCGGCCGCGGAGCGCGAGGTGCTGCTGGTGGTGCACACCGGCCGCGCCGAGACCACCGGCCCCGCCGAACGGGTGGCAGCCCGGCTGACCGAGGCCGGCATCCACATCCGCGTGCTGGTGGAGGAGACCGAGGACCTGGCGCTGCCCAGCGTGCTCGGCGCCCACGCCGTCGCCGCGGGGGAGACCGCCGCCGCCGGGGTGGAGCTGGTGCTGGTGCTCGGCGGTGACGGCACCATCCTGCGCGCCGCGGAGCTGGCCCGGTCGGTGGGCGTGCCCGTGCTGGGCATCAACCTCGGCCGCGTCGGCTTCCTCGCCGAGGCCGACCCCGACGACCTGGAGACCGCGCTGGACGCGGTGGTCTCCCGCAGCTACCGCGTGGAGGAGCGGATGACCCTCGACGCCGCCGTCATCGTGGAGGGCGTCGTGGTCAGCCGCAGCTGGGCGCTGAACGAGGCCAGCGTGGAGAAGACCACCCGCGGCGGCATCCTGGACGTGGTCCTGGAGGTGGACGACCGTCCGGTGTCCGGCTTCGGCTGCGACGGCGTGCTCTTCTCCACCCCCACCGGCTCCACCGCCTACGCCTTCTCCGCCGGCGGCCCGGTGATGTGGCCGGACGTGGAGGCGCTGCTGGTGGTGCCCAGCAACGCCCACGCCCTGTTCGCCCGGCCGCTGGTGGTCAGCCCCACCTCGGTGGTGGCCCTGGAGGTGGACGCCGGCGGTCCGCCCGCGGTGCTGTGCTTCGACAGCCGCCGCATCCTGCCGCTGCCCGCCGGTGCGCGGGTGGAGGTGGTGCGCGGCGAGCGCCCGCTGCGGCTGGTCCGCTTCGACGACGCCTCGTTCACCGACCGCCTGGTGCACAAGTTCAGCCTGCCGGTGCAGAGCTGGCGCGGACGTCACCAGGGCTGA
- a CDS encoding TlyA family RNA methyltransferase: MARRARVDAELVRRGLARSREHAVELINAGRVRISGTVATKPATAVEAGTPLLVTEVADEQQWASRGAHKLLGALEAFTPAGLTIEGRRCLDAGASTGGFTDVLLQRGAREVVAVDVGYGQLVWRLQSDDRVHVHDRTNVRSLTPDQIGGGVDLVVADLSFISLKLVLPALVACVHPGADLLPMVKPQFEVGKDRVGAGGVVRDPELRTEAVLDVARTAAGLGLQTKGVVASPLPGPSGNVEFFLWLHAACTDAATTVDTDAVETMVRQAVAAGPQ, encoded by the coding sequence GTGGCCCGGCGCGCCCGAGTGGACGCCGAACTGGTACGGCGCGGTCTGGCCCGCTCCCGCGAGCACGCGGTGGAGCTGATCAACGCCGGCCGGGTCCGCATCTCCGGCACCGTGGCCACCAAGCCCGCCACCGCCGTGGAGGCGGGCACCCCGCTGCTGGTCACCGAGGTGGCCGACGAGCAGCAGTGGGCCTCCCGTGGTGCGCACAAGCTGCTCGGTGCGCTGGAGGCGTTCACCCCCGCCGGCTTGACCATCGAGGGTCGCCGCTGCCTGGACGCCGGGGCCTCCACCGGGGGGTTCACCGACGTGCTGCTGCAGCGCGGCGCCCGCGAGGTGGTCGCCGTCGACGTCGGTTACGGCCAGCTGGTGTGGCGGCTGCAGAGCGACGACCGCGTGCACGTGCACGACCGGACCAACGTCCGCAGCCTCACCCCCGACCAGATCGGCGGCGGCGTGGACCTGGTGGTGGCTGACCTGTCCTTCATCTCGCTCAAGCTGGTGCTGCCCGCGCTGGTCGCCTGCGTGCACCCCGGCGCTGACCTGCTGCCCATGGTCAAGCCCCAGTTCGAGGTGGGCAAGGACCGGGTGGGTGCCGGTGGGGTGGTGCGCGACCCTGAGCTGCGCACCGAGGCGGTGCTGGACGTGGCGCGCACGGCCGCCGGCCTCGGGCTGCAGACCAAGGGAGTGGTGGCCAGCCCCCTGCCCGGGCCGTCGGGAAACGTGGAGTTCTTCCTGTGGTTGCATGCCGCTTGCACCGATGCTGCCACCACCGTCGATACTGACGCGGTGGAAACCATGGTGCGACAGGCTGTAGCGGCAGGCCCCCAGTGA
- a CDS encoding HAD-IIA family hydrolase, translating to MSTLRSGFDALLVDLDGTVYAGPTAIPGAVDALSKSEQRVLYVTNNASRAPGDVAEHLRELGLPAEDADVVTSAQASAGLLAEQLPAGAAVLVVGTEALAAEIRERGLVPVRELAAGPAAVVQGHSPETAWPILAEAALAIRGGAVWVAANLDPTLPSDRGLLPGNGSMVAVLRSATDTEPQVAGKPAPPIMRDAVARARAQHPLVIGDRLDTDIAGGRAAELPTLLVMTGVSTALDVLRADATERPDYLAGDLSALDRPATDAAVGPVDGWAARLEGDSLVVACDDPDADPWDGLRAACPVAWQGGAVVTVTAEGAGAEAALRAWGVTTA from the coding sequence GTGAGCACCCTGCGGTCGGGTTTCGACGCCCTGCTGGTCGACCTGGACGGCACGGTCTACGCCGGTCCCACCGCCATTCCCGGCGCGGTGGACGCGCTGAGCAAGAGCGAGCAGCGAGTCCTCTACGTCACCAACAACGCCAGCCGGGCCCCGGGCGACGTGGCTGAGCACCTGCGCGAGCTGGGCCTGCCCGCCGAGGACGCCGACGTGGTGACCAGCGCGCAGGCCTCGGCCGGTCTGCTCGCCGAGCAGCTGCCCGCCGGTGCCGCCGTGCTGGTGGTGGGCACCGAGGCACTGGCCGCGGAGATCCGCGAGCGGGGGTTGGTACCCGTGCGCGAGCTGGCCGCCGGCCCCGCAGCCGTGGTGCAAGGGCACTCCCCGGAGACCGCCTGGCCGATCCTGGCCGAGGCGGCGCTGGCCATCCGGGGCGGCGCGGTGTGGGTGGCTGCCAACCTCGACCCCACGCTGCCCTCCGACCGCGGCCTGCTGCCCGGCAACGGCTCGATGGTCGCGGTGCTGCGCTCGGCCACCGACACCGAGCCCCAGGTGGCGGGCAAGCCTGCCCCGCCGATCATGCGCGACGCGGTGGCACGTGCCCGTGCCCAGCACCCCCTGGTGATCGGCGACCGGCTGGACACCGACATCGCCGGCGGGCGCGCCGCCGAGCTGCCCACCCTGCTGGTGATGACCGGGGTGAGCACCGCGCTGGACGTGCTGCGCGCCGACGCCACGGAACGCCCGGACTACCTCGCCGGTGACCTGTCCGCGCTGGACCGTCCGGCCACCGACGCGGCCGTCGGCCCGGTCGACGGCTGGGCTGCCCGCCTCGAGGGCGACTCCCTCGTCGTGGCCTGCGACGACCCCGATGCTGACCCCTGGGACGGGCTCCGCGCGGCGTGCCCGGTGGCCTGGCAGGGTGGCGCGGTCGTCACCGTCACTGCCGAGGGAGCCGGCGCCGAGGCAGCGCTGCGAGCGTGGGGCGTCACCACCGCCTAG
- a CDS encoding tetratricopeptide repeat protein codes for MGNTPDSSGRRSFDGPRGGRDRSTSGRPTGSGGARHDRGARPRPGSGSDERRTPRPPEPPLPEDVDVKLLDPDVRRDLLSLDKSNAEKVAMHLVMAGTLVDEDPERALLHARAARGRAGRVAVVREAAGIAAYHAGEWAEAIAELRAARRMAGGPGLVAVLADCERALGRPERALELARSDEARQLTGEAAEELRIVAAGARRDLGQLDAAVVMLQTPELDPTRTGSAAARLFYAYADALLAAGRTDDAIRWFMQAATADEDGETDAEDRAAALGAGGEGAGSGEKIGDLEGDEDQ; via the coding sequence GTGGGAAACACGCCCGACAGCTCGGGACGCCGCTCGTTCGACGGCCCGCGGGGAGGTCGTGACCGGTCCACGTCCGGCCGGCCCACCGGTTCAGGCGGCGCCCGCCACGACCGGGGCGCCCGTCCACGCCCGGGATCGGGCTCCGACGAGCGCCGCACCCCCCGTCCCCCCGAGCCTCCGCTGCCCGAGGACGTCGACGTGAAGCTGCTCGACCCCGACGTGCGCCGCGACCTGCTCAGCCTGGACAAGTCCAACGCGGAAAAGGTCGCCATGCACCTGGTGATGGCAGGCACGCTCGTGGACGAGGATCCCGAGCGAGCCCTGCTGCACGCCCGTGCCGCGCGCGGCCGGGCCGGCCGCGTGGCCGTGGTGCGGGAGGCCGCCGGCATCGCCGCGTACCACGCGGGGGAGTGGGCCGAGGCGATCGCCGAGCTGCGCGCTGCCCGACGCATGGCTGGCGGTCCCGGCCTGGTTGCCGTCCTCGCCGACTGCGAGCGTGCCCTGGGGCGGCCCGAGCGTGCACTGGAGCTGGCCCGCTCCGACGAGGCCCGTCAGCTGACTGGGGAGGCCGCCGAGGAGCTGCGCATCGTGGCCGCCGGTGCCCGTCGTGACCTGGGTCAGCTCGACGCCGCGGTGGTGATGCTGCAGACCCCGGAGCTTGATCCCACCCGCACGGGTTCGGCAGCAGCGCGGTTGTTCTACGCCTACGCCGACGCGTTGCTGGCTGCCGGTCGCACCGACGACGCCATCCGCTGGTTCATGCAGGCGGCCACCGCGGACGAGGACGGCGAGACCGATGCCGAGGACCGCGCTGCTGCGCTGGGCGCGGGCGGCGAGGGCGCCGGATCCGGCGAGAAGATCGGGGACCTGGAGGGGGACGAGGACCAGTGA
- a CDS encoding protein meaA, giving the protein MPYPSDRERDRPWVMRTYAGHSSATASNALYRRNLEKGQTGLSVAFDLPTQTGYDPDDELAKGEVGKVGVPVSHLGDMRTLFQDIPLATANTSMTINAPAMWLLALYQVVAEEQAEAEGLDRDEVLSKLAGTTQNDIIKEYLSRGTYVFPPEPSLRLITDMVAYTVTTIPKWNPINICSYHLQEAGATPVQEVAYALCTAIAVLDSVRDSGQVPEERFGEVVGRISFFVNAGLRFVEEMCKMRAFGQLWQELVAERYGVTDAKQRRFRYGVQVNSLGLTEAQPENNIQRIVLEMLAVTMSRDARARAVQLPAWNEALGLPRPWDQQWALRMQQVLAYETDLLEYEDIFAGSHVIEAAVADIVQGARAEIDKVQEMGGAVAAVESGYMKSELVSSLAEHRRRMETGDDVVVGVNKFQGTEPSPLQAEGAGAIEVVDPAVEAAAVTALQEWKSSRDAEEVEAALQSLRDTAKTGDNLMPASMACARAGVTTGEWAGALREVFGEYRAPTGVAAASTGGEAGAEIAKVREHVKAAEDIVGGRLRMLVGKPGLDGHSNGAEQIAVRARDCGFEVIYQGIRLTPAQIVAAAVQEGVHVVGLSVLSGSHLEVVPAVVDGLAAAGAGDIPVVVGGIIPPEDAKILRAKGVTQVFTPKDYAMTEIMDQIVDVVLAAQNAE; this is encoded by the coding sequence GTGCCCTATCCCAGCGACCGAGAACGTGATCGACCCTGGGTGATGCGCACCTATGCCGGTCACTCCTCGGCCACCGCATCCAACGCGCTCTACCGGCGCAACCTGGAGAAGGGTCAGACCGGCCTCTCGGTGGCCTTCGACCTGCCCACCCAGACCGGCTACGACCCCGACGACGAGCTCGCCAAGGGTGAGGTCGGCAAGGTGGGGGTGCCGGTGAGCCACCTGGGGGACATGCGCACCCTGTTCCAGGACATCCCGCTGGCGACGGCCAACACCTCCATGACCATCAACGCCCCGGCCATGTGGCTGCTGGCGCTGTACCAGGTGGTCGCGGAGGAGCAGGCCGAGGCGGAGGGGCTCGATCGCGACGAGGTGCTCAGCAAGCTCGCCGGGACCACGCAGAACGACATCATCAAGGAGTACCTCTCCCGCGGGACGTACGTCTTCCCCCCGGAGCCGAGCCTGCGGCTGATCACCGACATGGTGGCCTACACCGTCACCACCATCCCCAAGTGGAACCCGATCAACATCTGCAGCTACCACCTGCAGGAGGCGGGCGCCACGCCGGTGCAGGAGGTGGCCTACGCGCTGTGCACCGCGATCGCCGTGCTCGACTCGGTGCGCGACTCCGGGCAGGTGCCGGAGGAGCGGTTCGGCGAGGTGGTCGGGCGCATCTCCTTCTTCGTCAACGCCGGGCTGCGCTTCGTCGAGGAGATGTGCAAGATGCGCGCCTTCGGCCAGCTGTGGCAGGAGCTGGTGGCCGAGCGCTACGGGGTCACCGACGCCAAGCAGCGTCGCTTCCGCTACGGGGTGCAGGTGAACTCCCTCGGGCTCACCGAGGCGCAGCCGGAGAACAACATCCAGCGCATCGTGCTGGAGATGCTCGCCGTGACGATGTCGCGTGACGCGCGGGCCCGCGCCGTGCAGCTGCCGGCCTGGAACGAGGCGCTGGGGCTGCCGCGCCCCTGGGACCAGCAGTGGGCCCTGCGCATGCAGCAGGTGCTCGCCTACGAGACCGACCTGCTGGAGTACGAGGACATCTTCGCCGGCAGCCACGTGATCGAGGCGGCGGTTGCCGACATCGTCCAGGGCGCCCGGGCCGAGATCGACAAGGTGCAGGAGATGGGCGGCGCGGTCGCGGCCGTAGAGAGCGGCTACATGAAGTCCGAGCTGGTCTCGTCCCTGGCGGAGCACCGCCGGCGCATGGAGACCGGGGACGACGTCGTGGTGGGTGTGAACAAGTTCCAGGGCACCGAGCCGAGCCCCCTGCAGGCCGAGGGTGCCGGCGCAATCGAGGTGGTCGACCCCGCCGTCGAGGCGGCCGCAGTCACCGCGCTGCAGGAGTGGAAGAGCTCCCGTGACGCCGAGGAGGTGGAGGCAGCCCTGCAGTCCCTGCGGGACACCGCCAAGACCGGGGACAACCTGATGCCGGCGAGCATGGCCTGCGCCCGGGCCGGGGTCACCACGGGGGAGTGGGCCGGCGCGCTGCGCGAGGTCTTCGGTGAGTACCGCGCTCCCACGGGAGTCGCCGCGGCCTCCACCGGCGGTGAGGCCGGTGCGGAGATCGCCAAGGTGCGCGAGCACGTGAAGGCCGCCGAGGACATCGTCGGTGGCCGCCTGCGCATGCTGGTGGGCAAGCCGGGCCTGGACGGGCACTCCAACGGCGCCGAGCAGATCGCGGTGCGCGCCCGCGACTGCGGCTTCGAGGTGATCTACCAGGGCATCCGACTGACCCCCGCCCAGATCGTCGCGGCCGCGGTGCAGGAGGGGGTGCACGTGGTCGGACTGTCCGTGTTGTCGGGCTCACACCTGGAGGTCGTGCCCGCCGTGGTGGACGGCCTCGCCGCTGCCGGAGCAGGGGACATCCCTGTGGTGGTGGGTGGCATCATCCCGCCGGAGGACGCAAAGATCCTGCGCGCCAAGGGCGTTACTCAGGTATTCACACCGAAGGACTACGCGATGACCGAGATCATGGACCAGATCGTGGACGTGGTCCTGGCGGCGCAGAACGCGGAGTAA
- the murA gene encoding UDP-N-acetylglucosamine 1-carboxyvinyltransferase, giving the protein MSEHFRVSGGGRLAGEITVSGAKNSVLKLMAAALLAEGTTTITNCPDILDVPLMAEVLRGLGCTVELVGDVARITTPAELSHHADFPAMGRLRASVCVLGPLVARCRRAVVALPGGDAIGSRPLDMHQAGLRMLGAESAIAHGCVVAEAENLHGAEMVLDYPSVGATENILMAAVLAKGETTIGNAAREPDIVDLCDMLNQMGADVSGAGTSTLTVRGVESLHPTEHRVIGDRIVAATWGMAAAMTRGDVTVTGIDPAHLHLVLEKLKNAGAVVEESPDGFRVLQQDRPRAVDFVTLPFPGFPTDLQPMAIGLAAVAEGTSMITENVFEARFRFVEEMVRLGADARTDGHHAVVRGVERLSSAPVWASDIRAGAALVLAALCAEGETLVWDVFHIDRGYPMFVEQLQQLGAQIERVHD; this is encoded by the coding sequence GTGAGCGAGCATTTCCGGGTGTCCGGTGGAGGGCGCCTGGCCGGCGAGATCACCGTGAGCGGTGCAAAGAACAGCGTCCTGAAGCTGATGGCTGCTGCGCTGCTGGCTGAAGGCACCACCACCATCACCAACTGTCCCGACATCCTCGACGTGCCCCTGATGGCGGAGGTGCTGCGGGGACTCGGCTGCACGGTCGAGCTGGTCGGCGACGTCGCCCGGATCACCACTCCCGCCGAGCTGAGCCACCACGCGGACTTTCCCGCGATGGGCCGCCTGCGGGCGTCGGTCTGCGTGCTCGGTCCGCTGGTGGCGCGCTGTCGCCGCGCGGTGGTGGCCCTGCCCGGCGGCGACGCCATCGGCTCGCGCCCGTTGGACATGCACCAGGCCGGGCTGCGGATGCTGGGGGCGGAGAGCGCCATCGCGCACGGCTGCGTGGTGGCCGAGGCGGAGAACCTGCACGGCGCCGAGATGGTGCTCGACTACCCGTCGGTGGGCGCCACCGAGAACATCCTCATGGCGGCGGTGCTGGCCAAGGGGGAGACCACCATCGGCAACGCCGCCCGCGAGCCCGACATCGTCGACCTGTGCGACATGCTCAACCAGATGGGTGCCGACGTCTCCGGCGCTGGCACCTCCACGCTCACCGTGCGGGGCGTCGAGTCCCTGCACCCCACCGAGCACCGGGTGATCGGCGACCGCATCGTCGCCGCCACGTGGGGGATGGCCGCGGCGATGACTCGCGGTGACGTCACGGTGACCGGCATCGATCCCGCGCACCTGCACCTGGTGCTGGAGAAGCTGAAGAACGCCGGCGCCGTGGTGGAGGAGAGCCCGGACGGGTTCCGGGTGTTGCAGCAGGACCGGCCCCGCGCCGTGGACTTCGTGACGCTGCCCTTCCCCGGCTTCCCCACCGACCTGCAGCCGATGGCCATCGGCCTCGCCGCAGTGGCCGAGGGCACCTCCATGATCACCGAGAACGTCTTCGAGGCGCGGTTCCGCTTCGTGGAGGAGATGGTGCGGCTCGGCGCAGACGCACGTACCGACGGCCACCACGCGGTGGTCCGTGGCGTGGAGCGACTGTCCAGCGCGCCGGTGTGGGCGTCGGACATCCGGGCCGGTGCGGCCCTGGTGCTGGCGGCCCTGTGCGCCGAGGGCGAGACGCTGGTGTGGGACGTGTTCCACATCGACCGCGGCTACCCGATGTTCGTGGAGCAGCTGCAGCAGCTCGGCGCGCAGATCGAGCGCGTGCACGACTGA
- a CDS encoding cob(I)yrinic acid a,c-diamide adenosyltransferase, which yields MAVHLTRIYTRTGDDGTSGLSDFSRVSKCDPRLVAYADTDETNAAIGVVLALAPPPQEIVEVLRQIQNDLFDAGADLSTPVVDNPQYPPLRITQAYIDRLERWCDQYNAQLEPLSSFILPGGTPTAALLHTARVVSRRAERSAWAQVNASPEDTSKLPATYLNRLSDLLFILCRLANPDGDVLWEPGAGR from the coding sequence ATGGCTGTGCACCTCACTCGCATCTACACACGCACCGGAGACGACGGGACCTCAGGCCTCAGCGACTTCTCCCGGGTCTCCAAGTGCGACCCCCGGCTGGTCGCCTACGCGGACACCGACGAGACCAACGCGGCGATCGGCGTGGTCCTCGCGCTGGCGCCGCCGCCCCAGGAGATCGTGGAGGTGCTGCGCCAGATCCAGAACGACCTCTTCGACGCCGGCGCCGACCTGTCCACGCCGGTGGTGGACAACCCCCAGTACCCGCCGCTGCGCATCACGCAGGCCTACATCGACCGGCTCGAGCGCTGGTGCGACCAGTACAACGCCCAGCTCGAGCCGCTGAGCTCCTTCATCCTCCCCGGGGGCACGCCGACCGCGGCGCTGCTGCACACCGCCCGGGTGGTCTCCCGGCGCGCCGAGCGCAGCGCGTGGGCCCAGGTGAACGCCTCGCCCGAGGACACCAGCAAGCTCCCCGCCACCTACCTCAACCGGCTGTCGGACCTGCTGTTCATCCTCTGCCGGCTGGCGAACCCGGACGGCGACGTCCTCTGGGAGCCCGGCGCCGGTCGCTGA